AGTCTGTGCTGTTGAGGTGAAGAGGCAGATCTGGCAGGACAACCAGGCTCTCTTCGGAGATGAGGTCTCGCCCTTGCTTAAGCAGTATATCGTGGCGAAGGAGGCAGCACTTTTTAGCAATGATCTCTCCATTCTGCACAACTTCTTCAGCCCCTCCCCCAAAGCAAGACGCCAAGGAGAGGTGAGCCACCCCAGTACATCTGGATGTTTTCATTACCTTTTGACTCCCAATAGATTCTGTTCACATTCCAAAAAGCATTTGTTATGATTAGGGCCAGGAACCCATTATAACaagtagggctgtgacgataccagtatcgcaatattttttggGACAACATAACAATGTTTAAAattgttttcctaaagaagttaaatctgctttgtgttttgtttccttgccacgatactaacaagTATCgcatactggtatcgtcccggccctaataACAAGAGTCCATCGTTTTTCCTCCTCAGTCAACCATTTGTTGGTCTGTACATTCAAGAGAGAGTTGGGTGTGCTTGAGACAAACCCTTTTTCTGTATAGGTAGTCTTGAAACTGACCCAGATGATTGGGAGGAATGTGAAGCTGTATGACATGGTGCTCCAGTTTCTGCGAACACTTTTCCTGCGTACTCGTAACGTCCACTACTGCACCCTGCGTGCAGAGCTGCTCATGTCACTCCATGACCTGGACATCAGCGAGATCAGCTCAGTAGACTCCTGCCACAAGGTATGCCCAAACCCTGGGAAAGAGACTCTGCAACTCATCTGAGTTGCTTTCTGTAGGCAAACAGGAAAAGTATTgatttcaaatatatatatatatttttttgcaaatatGTTGGCGAATGTTTGGCATGCTGATGCAGAGTGCTGTATTTACGTCTATATCTTGGCAGTTCACCTGGTGCTTGGATGCCTGTATCCGTGAGAAGTTTGTGGATGCCAAGCGAGCCCGGGAGTTGCAAGGGTTTCTGGATGGAGTGAAGAAAGGACAGGAGCAAGTACTTGGGTGAGAGAAGAAGAATGGAGGAAATGTGATTGAACATGGCTTATCATTGCAACATTTTTAGGATTAATAAAAATATGTGACAAAAATGTTAAAGGTCTTCTTGCTTTCCAGTGACCTGTCCATGATACTGTGTGACCCATTTGCCAGTAACACCCTGGTTTTGAGTACGGTCCGAAACCTGCAAGAATTGCTAAGCCAGGACGCTCTACCCAGAGTAAGacattcaatgttgtcatttGTGGCCTTATGTTTTTGTGTCCATTTCCATATTCTGTCAATGCTATGTGGAGACCTATTGCCACTACTAAAGAGAGATGTTACTGTGTGAATGAACAGGACAGTCCAGACCTGATGCTGCTACTCAGAATGCTGTCTCTTGGACAAGGTGCTTGGGATATGATTGACAGCCAGGTCTTTAAAGAGCCTCGATTGGTATGCAGTCACTTCTTATTTCCACTAGTATTATTTTATAATCATGTATTTTTCTTCAGTGAGTTTACCTGTCTGTATTACATTACTTATGAGCTACATGGCAACAATAGTTTGATGTGCAGAGCAGGAAAACAACCTCTTTACAATTAACTACAGCTAGATGGGGTAAATGCGACAAAACCAGCCAGGGCAGAGACTCATCATATTTGATTCCTTCCCTCTCAGGAACTGGAAGTTGTGACCCGTTTTCTCCCAGCCATGTTGTCAGTACTTGTGGACGACTACACCTTCACTGTAGAACAGAAACTCCCTAGTGAGGATAAGACCTCCCTCTCCTACCCCACAGCCCTGCCTGATAACTTCAGCAAGTAACTACTGGGATGGGATGTCACATAGGGGAAGGGGTTAGAATGGGACATACTGTTACTTTGTAAGACTTGGCATGCCTGTATTTCAATTGTGTAAATGTGTGTTGACATTAAGAACATTATCAtgttgtttactccaattagggaaggggtggtggggttggaaagtaataaagggaaatatatttttaagtgtgtgtgcgtgtgtgtgtgcgtgtgtgtgcgtgtgtgcgtgtgtgtgtgtgtatatatatatatgtgtgtgagaTAGATTATatctttctatatatatatatacacacacagtggggagaacaagtatttgatacactgccgattttgcaggttttcctacttacaaagcatgtagaggtctgtaatttttatcataggtacacttcaactgtgagagacggaatctaaaacaaaaatccacaaaatcacattgtatgatttttaagtaattaatttgcaatttattgcatgaaataagtatttgatacatcagaaaagcagaacttaatatttggtacagaaacctttgtttgcaattacagagatcatacgtttcctgtaggtcttgaccaggtttgcacacactgcagcagggattttggcccactcctccatacagaccttctccagatccttcagctttcagggctgttgctgggcaatacggacattcagctccctccaaagattttctattgggttcaggtctggagactggctaggccactccaggaccttgagattcttcttacggagccactccttagttgccctggctgtgtgtttcgggtcgttgtcatgctggaagacccagccacgacccatcttcaatgctcttactgagggaaggaggttgttggccaagatctcgcgatacatggccccatccatcctcccctcaatacggtgcagtcgtcctgtcccctttgcagaaaagcatccccaaagaatgatgtttccacctccatgcttcacggttgggatggtgttcttggggttgtactcatccttcttcttcctccaaacacagcgagtggagtttagaccaaaaagctctagttttgtctcatcagaccacatgaccttctcccattcctccgctgaatcatccagatggtcattggcaaacttcagacgggcctggacatgcgctggcttgagcagggggaccttgcgtgccgtgcaggattttaatccatgacggcgtagtgtgttactaatggttttctttgagactgtggtcccagctctcttcaggtcattgaccaggtcctgccgtgtagttctgggctgatccctcaccttcctcatgatcattgatgccccacaaggtgagatcttgcatggagccccagaccgagggtgattgaccgtcatcttgaacttcttccattttctaataattgtgccaacagttgttgccttctcaccaagctgcttgcctattgtcctgtagcccatcccagccttgtgcaggtctacaattttatccctgatgtccttacacagctctctggtcttggccattgtggagaggttggagtctgtttgattgagtgtgtggacagttgtcttttatacaggtaacgagttcaaacaggtgtagttaatacaggtaatgagtggagaactggagggcttcttaaagaaaaactaacatgtctgtgagagctggaattcttactggttggtaggtgatcaaatatttatgtcatgcaataaaatgcaaattaattacttaaaaatcatacaatgtgattttctggatttttccgcctctcacagttgaagtgtacctatgataaaaaattacagacctctacatgctttgtaagtaggaaaacctgcaaaatcggcagtgtatcaaatacttgttctccccactgtatatgcgagaagaaaaaaaacatgggggattggaagtgatgcagacaaatacattgatggaagttacaatctatctgcaatattaaagctgatctacccctaaaaAAAAAGAGAATATTATCATGTAAAAAATGTAGAATGTAAAACACGTAGTATTGAGATTCTAAAATATACATTGAAATTATCAATGTTATTTACGGTGTACATGAAACTGCTATACGTTTAATGAGgacagacctgggttaaaataatatttagggtatttcaattactttcaaaGGTATTTGGAAGTAAGTATTTTtagatatttttatttatttgaaaagacaagtagttgaatattggaatgtatttggaaatgcacttggaatgtatttggaaatgtATTTGGAAAGtttttgaaaatactcaaatacactgacacaaatacactcccatgcatttaacTCAGGTATttaaaaatagtatttgaaataagtatttgaaaatacttccaatagaagtagttgattcgtgccacataatttgaaaatactcaaatacacagaaaataagtatttaaataacatactcaaatacacatgtatttgaacccaggtctgaatgAGGACCCTCTTTGATTAAAGTAAGTTCTCCCCTGCACTAGGTACCTGCAGGAGAACAGGGTGGCTTGTGAGATGGGTCTGTACTACGCACTCCACATTGCCAAGCAGAGGAACAAGAATGCCTTACAAAGGTTACTTCCTGCATTGGGTAGGTTCTGCACTTGTTTTGCCACAGGTTAatagaaggaaagaaattgtgTTAGTAAATTGTTGTTAACCTGGCTCTCACCATTGTTTTGTCTCTGTCTTGTAACTGTAGTGGAGACCTACAACGACATGGCCTTTGGGGACATCTTCCTGCACCTCCTGACAGGACACCTCACCTTGCTCTCTGATGAGTTTGGGACTGAAGAGTTCTGCTCTGCCGTGTTTGATGGCTTCCTCCTCACCTCTTTCTCCAGGTCTGTCTTGTCCTGGGACATACAGGAGATTACTGCGAATATTGCATTTGAAATTAATGGAAATGTTACTTCACATTTATGAAATGTGAGAAATTGAGGTAGAGTACTATACTTCCTGTACTAATGGTAATATATTTTGCCTTTCTTATCTCACATAAACCATAACTCCCTAACATATTTATATGTGTATTCCAGTAAAGAAAATGTCCACAGACACAACTTACGCCTGTTGCTTCACCTTCACCAGAAAGTGCTGCCATCTTGTGTGGAGACCTTAGTGAAAACCCTGGAACCACCAAAACAGGTGGGCAAACTGCCACATTGCATGAAATAGGTTCCAAATGTATGTATTAAAGAGATTGAAGGGGATCCTGAGCGcttacaaattcgtaacatattgtacgaattgcaattcagtATTGCAGGTTTATTATATCTTTTTTATTTGCacaatatatcatactaaatagaTGATGTTGTGCACAATTTTCAGCGACCCGTTTTTGCTTGTGAGCGCTGCTTTCAGAATTACTGGTGTAAATTCTACAAAACCTTTTAACGCATCTTTAATTGAAACACCTGAATAACTAATGGTGTAATCATGCATTTGTCCCATGAAAACATTATATTAACCACATAAGATCAATGATTGGGGTTAGGTTAATATATTTAGTCTGTGGCTCACACTAGGTGGTGAGTGTTTGGGGGCGGAGCCAGTCTAGGAATATCCAATCACACAACATGATTGTTGTAGACACACCACTTCGCATATAAGTAGCCGTAATGCGCTCTCATCTAACTTCTTTCATCTTCCTCACGGATTTGATGTAGATCCTCTACGACTCTCCTAAGGATGGACTTGGACCTCTGCTTTCCTGCTAACCTGTTCACAGGTGGACCATAAAGGACTCCGCCGCCAAGCATAGGATAGCAGCTTCTCGCGAGAGAGGATTGAGCTCACAACGAAAACTACTTCTCAGTGTCTAGGCTCACGGTCATTCGTCGCAGATGCTTCAAGGTCCCGCCCCAACGATTCCcgtggaggaaagagagggagccgGTCCTAGGGGTCCCTCCCCACCGGCAGAGGGGAGCAGGTCATTGTTCACACGATGTTCGGCCCTGCCCCCTCCCGGGCTGAATATTGCAGGAGGGGCATGTCTGCTCCACCAGAGCGCGTTCCCCAGTGCAGCGACCCATTGTTTTATATCAAAGCACAGGAAAGATGGAGCAGACCACTTTCCCCGGAGTGTCCTACATACCGTAGCGCTCCCCTCGACACCCTTGTTAGTCGAGTCAGAGGCCGGAAGACAATATTTAAGTTGCCACAAAGCACTATCCCCGTTCCGTGTGCATTTATTGCCTTTTCAAATGAAAATACCACTGTTGCACCAAAGCGTTTCGCCAAGGGCACAGAACATGTTACGGCAGTGACCAACTTGCCACACAGGCAGagaactggtgtgtgtgtgcacagtccATCCCTGGGTTCTATCCATCCATGGTTACGAGAGGCTACCGAATTCAGTTCGCCAGAGAACCTCCCACATTCAACAGAATGTTGGTTTCAGTAGCGACTGGCGACTCAGCTCAAATACTAGAACAGGAGATCTCCTCTCTGTTGAGCAAAAGGGAGATCAAAGTAgtagtagtcccgtgtagctcagttggtagagcatggcacttgcaacgccagggttgtgggttcgattcccatgggggaccagtatgaaaatgtatgcactcactaactgtaagtcgctctgtaaaagagcgtctgctaaatgactaaaatgtaaaatgtagcagCAGCAGAAGCCCAGAGCGGTTTTTCCTGGTTCCCAAGAAGGGTAGGGCAGCGCCGCCATTTTGGACCTACGGATCCTCAACAACTATCTGAGAAAGTTCACGTTCTGTATGCTTACGCAAAACGTGTGGTCTCTCTTCATTCGTCAAGGCTATTGGTTCATTACAATCGATCTGCAGGATGCCTATTTTCACAAGCGTTCTGCCAGAACACAGGAGATTTCTCAGGTTTGCCTTTTGAGGCAGCTCAATGATATGAGTGAGGTGTCTCATCATGTTTCCCTTCACGCTCTGCGTAAGGAAGACAACATGTACTTAGAAGTGAGATGAACGCGTATTACAGCATCTTACActatcggtcaaaagttttagaacacctactcattcaagggtttttctatatgtttagtgttttctacattgtagaataatagtgaagacatcaaaactatgaaataacacatggaatcatgtagtaaccaaaaaagtgttaaacaaaacaaaatatattttatatttgagattcttcatatagccaccctttgccttgatgacagctttgcacactcttgacattctctcaaccagcttcacctggaatgcttttccaacagtcttgaaggcgttcccacatatgctgagcacttgttggctgcttttccttcactctgccgtccgactcatcccaaaccatctcaattggtttgaggtcgggggattgtggaggccatgtcatctgatgcagcactcaatcactctccttcttggtaaaatagcccttacactgcttggaggtgtgttgggtcgttgtcctgttgaaaaacaaatgatagtcccactaagcccaaaccagatgggatggcgtatcgctgcagaatgctgtggtagccatgctggttaagtgtgccttgaattctaaataaatcacagacagtgtcaccagcaaagcacccccacaccataacacctcctcctccatgctttacggtgggaactacacatgcggagatcatacgttcacccacaccgcgtctcacaaagacacagaggttggaaccagaaatctcacatttggactccagaccaaaggacaaatgtccagcggtctaatgtccattactcgtgtttcttggcccaagcaagtctcttcttattattggtgtcatttagtagtggtttctttgcagcaatttgaccatgaaggcctgatttacacagtcccctctgaacagttgctgttgagatgtgtctgtgacttgaactctgtgatgcatttatttgggctgcattctgaggctggtaactctaatgaacttatcctctgcagcagaggtaactctgggtcttccattcctgtggcggtcctcatgagagccagtttcatcatagcacttgatggtttttgcgactgcacaaagttcttgaaatgttctgtattgactgaccttcatgtcttaaagtaatgatggactgttcttgccataatatggacttggtgttttaccaaatagggctatcttctgtataacccccctaccttgtcacaacacaactgattgtctcaaatgcattgagaaggcacacctgttaattgaaatgcattctaggtgactacctcatgaagctggttgagagaatgccaagggtgcaAAGCTAtttgtggctatttgaagaatctcaaatataaaatatattttgatttgtttaacacttttttggttactacatgattccatatgtgttatttcatagttttgatgtcttcactattattctacaatgtagaaaatagtaaaaattaagaaaaacccttgaatgcgtaggtgttctaaaacttttgaccggtagtctATATTTGGATCTTCCTAGATTGGCTCCGCCCCCAGGCAATCCCCATTGTGAGACTCTTCACTCATAATATCATAGAGCTGGGGTTACATCAAGTAACCTTACGTTTTACAGTTCTGA
The sequence above is a segment of the Coregonus clupeaformis isolate EN_2021a chromosome 16, ASM2061545v1, whole genome shotgun sequence genome. Coding sequences within it:
- the LOC121584697 gene encoding negative elongation factor B-like isoform X4 encodes the protein MPSIQPVVMQVLKYLPKVPEKKLKLVMADKELYKVCAVEVKRQIWQDNQALFGDEVSPLLKQYIVAKEAALFSNDLSILHNFFSPSPKARRQGEVVLKLTQMIGRNVKLYDMVLQFLRTLFLRTRNVHYCTLRAELLMSLHDLDISEISSVDSCHKFTWCLDACIREKFVDAKRARELQGFLDGVKKGQEQVLGDLSMILCDPFASNTLVLSTVRNLQELLSQDALPRDSPDLMLLLRMLSLGQGAWDMIDSQVFKEPRLELEVVTRFLPAMLSVLVDDYTFTVEQKLPSEDKTSLSYPTALPDNFSKYLQENRVACEMGLYYALHIAKQRNKNALQRLLPALVETYNDMAFGDIFLHLLTGHLTLLSDEFGTEEFCSAVFDGFLLTSFSSKENVHRHNLRLLLHLHQKVLPSCVETLVKTLEPPKQSSDQVKELYTQLTEKVEAQRKSPPQPDEAPSLDLGLHPVKVPTTASIPTTSL
- the LOC121584697 gene encoding negative elongation factor B-like isoform X2, encoding MFAGLPELGISNGEDLKETLTNCTEPLKAIDQFQTENGILLPTLQSALPFLDLHGTPRLEFHQSVFDELRDKLMERVATIAEDKDEDRYGKLEELLEKSFPLVKMPSIQPVVMQVLKYLPKVPEKKLKLVMADKELYKVCAVEVKRQIWQDNQALFGDEVSPLLKQYIVAKEAALFSNDLSILHNFFSPSPKARRQGEVVLKLTQMIGRNVKLYDMVLQFLRTLFLRTRNVHYCTLRAELLMSLHDLDISEISSVDSCHKFTWCLDACIREKFVDAKRARELQGFLDGVKKGQEQVLGDLSMILCDPFASNTLVLSTVRNLQELLSQDALPRDSPDLMLLLRMLSLGQGAWDMIDSQVFKEPRLELEVVTRFLPAMLSVLVDDYTFTVEQKLPSEDKTSLSYPTALPDNFSKYLQENRVACEMGLYYALHIAKQRNKNALQRLLPALVETYNDMAFGDIFLHLLTGHLTLLSDEFGTEEFCSAVFDGFLLTSFSSKENVHRHNLRLLLHLHQKVLPSCVETLVKTLEPPKQILYDSPKDGLGPLLSC
- the LOC121584697 gene encoding negative elongation factor B-like isoform X3, encoding MFAGLPELGISNGEDLKETLTNCTEPLKAIDQFQTENGILLPTLQSALPFLDLHGTPRLEFHQSVFDELRDKLMERVATIAEDKDEDRYGKLEELLEKSFPLVKMPSIQPVVMQVLKYLPKVPEKKLKLVMADKELYKVCAVEVKRQIWQDNQALFGDEVSPLLKQYIVAKEAALFSNDLSILHNFFSPSPKARRQGEVVLKLTQMIGRNVKLYDMVLQFLRTLFLRTRNVHYCTLRAELLMSLHDLDISEISSVDSCHKFTWCLDACIREKFVDAKRARELQGFLDGVKKGQEQVLGDLSMILCDPFASNTLVLSTVRNLQELLSQDALPRDSPDLMLLLRMLSLGQGAWDMIDSQVFKEPRLELEVVTRFLPAMLSVLVDDYTFTVEQKLPSEDKTSLSYPTALPDNFSKYLQENRVACEMGLYYALHIAKQRNKNALQRLLPALVETYNDMAFGDIFLHLLTGHLTLLSDEFGTEEFCSAVFDGFLLTSFSRKCCHLVWRP
- the LOC121584697 gene encoding negative elongation factor B-like isoform X1, translated to MFAGLPELGISNGEDLKETLTNCTEPLKAIDQFQTENGILLPTLQSALPFLDLHGTPRLEFHQSVFDELRDKLMERVATIAEDKDEDRYGKLEELLEKSFPLVKMPSIQPVVMQVLKYLPKVPEKKLKLVMADKELYKVCAVEVKRQIWQDNQALFGDEVSPLLKQYIVAKEAALFSNDLSILHNFFSPSPKARRQGEVVLKLTQMIGRNVKLYDMVLQFLRTLFLRTRNVHYCTLRAELLMSLHDLDISEISSVDSCHKFTWCLDACIREKFVDAKRARELQGFLDGVKKGQEQVLGDLSMILCDPFASNTLVLSTVRNLQELLSQDALPRDSPDLMLLLRMLSLGQGAWDMIDSQVFKEPRLELEVVTRFLPAMLSVLVDDYTFTVEQKLPSEDKTSLSYPTALPDNFSKYLQENRVACEMGLYYALHIAKQRNKNALQRLLPALVETYNDMAFGDIFLHLLTGHLTLLSDEFGTEEFCSAVFDGFLLTSFSSKENVHRHNLRLLLHLHQKVLPSCVETLVKTLEPPKQSSDQVKELYTQLTEKVEAQRKSPPQPDEAPSLDLGLHPVKVPTTASIPTTSL